In one Paraburkholderia megapolitana genomic region, the following are encoded:
- a CDS encoding diguanylate cyclase domain-containing protein: MDGLQDDALALLREKFATLSPRWRLRADSNALELSPITGPAVDSVMLSAEQADNIRALTGVTSTLSIDVTLAGHAMRLYLVGRKLDRTTWGGTGSPSTNSEAVANDLARGLSFAETVLSEVNSLVVIVNREGSIQRFNRLAEEYAGLRETDVIGKNVWELFMSAEEGSASRQNIDGFFNRGEAYAVERTVKTVKGPRLFQFRNKFVRTGSREDDIYLVCSGIDITEERDARERLAKLANTDTLTGLRNRNYLTQRLQDLTSKPESVGTLAILLIDLDNFKRINDSLGHSDGDQLLKMVAQRLHRVAGEHHEVTRIGGDEFVILVEGEGEGDAAQDRASELTDRIVEDFQMAYVLRAISYRMRASVGIAVHEQAEDTEFDLLTHADLAMYAAKAVGKGKDISAFCQYTRELSERAERGLEFYQSIQYGFIRKEFVLQFQRTVRADGVPSGVHACVCWNRPGVGAVGENELLPMAESSGFGVQLGEFQLREVCAEIRARRDAGYDTPRVTVTIPSTQLIDGDLLGCVTDNLREYGLEPDALRLVIRGRLDQLAHGVLGKLAAIRAAGVKVLATVSSSSSFSNVTIVAVDGMFVGPDLIEAIPGDPVACAVVRGLAGLCEELDLDVLVAEAGRQDQIDWLATLRAVERRSGSFHEAFPE, translated from the coding sequence ATGGACGGACTTCAAGACGACGCGCTCGCTCTGCTCAGAGAGAAATTTGCGACGTTGAGCCCTCGATGGCGATTAAGAGCCGACAGCAACGCGCTCGAGCTGAGTCCGATTACCGGACCGGCTGTCGACTCCGTCATGTTGAGCGCAGAACAGGCCGACAATATCCGCGCGCTGACCGGCGTAACGTCGACACTTTCGATCGACGTCACGCTCGCCGGCCACGCAATGCGCCTCTATCTTGTGGGTCGCAAGCTCGACCGGACGACGTGGGGCGGGACCGGATCGCCGAGCACCAACAGCGAAGCAGTCGCAAACGACCTCGCACGCGGGTTGTCGTTTGCCGAGACGGTGTTGTCCGAAGTGAACTCGCTCGTCGTCATCGTGAACCGCGAAGGGAGCATTCAACGGTTTAACCGGCTCGCGGAAGAATACGCGGGGCTGCGCGAAACGGACGTCATTGGCAAGAACGTGTGGGAGCTGTTCATGTCCGCGGAGGAAGGTAGTGCGTCGCGGCAGAACATCGACGGCTTTTTCAACCGCGGCGAAGCCTACGCAGTCGAACGAACGGTGAAAACGGTCAAGGGGCCGCGACTCTTTCAGTTCCGCAACAAGTTCGTGCGCACCGGAAGTCGCGAAGACGATATCTATCTGGTGTGTTCCGGTATCGACATTACCGAAGAACGCGATGCCCGCGAACGCCTCGCCAAACTGGCCAACACTGACACCTTGACGGGTTTGCGCAATCGTAACTATCTGACGCAACGGCTTCAGGATCTGACGTCGAAGCCCGAAAGCGTCGGTACGCTGGCCATTCTGCTGATCGACCTCGACAACTTCAAACGGATCAACGATTCGCTTGGACACAGCGACGGCGACCAGTTGCTGAAGATGGTTGCGCAGCGGCTGCATCGGGTCGCGGGCGAGCACCATGAAGTGACCCGCATCGGCGGCGACGAATTCGTGATTCTGGTGGAAGGCGAGGGTGAGGGCGATGCCGCGCAGGATCGCGCAAGCGAGCTGACAGACCGGATTGTCGAAGACTTTCAGATGGCTTATGTGCTGCGGGCGATCAGCTACCGGATGCGCGCCAGCGTCGGCATAGCGGTGCACGAGCAAGCTGAAGACACGGAGTTCGATCTGCTCACGCATGCCGATCTCGCGATGTACGCGGCAAAAGCCGTCGGCAAGGGCAAGGACATCAGCGCGTTTTGTCAGTACACGCGTGAGCTGTCCGAGCGCGCGGAGCGCGGGCTCGAGTTCTATCAATCGATTCAGTACGGCTTCATTCGCAAGGAATTCGTCTTGCAGTTCCAGCGTACGGTTCGCGCCGATGGCGTGCCGTCAGGCGTGCACGCTTGCGTGTGCTGGAACCGGCCCGGTGTGGGCGCGGTCGGCGAGAACGAGTTGCTGCCGATGGCCGAGTCGTCCGGCTTCGGCGTACAGCTCGGCGAATTCCAGTTGCGGGAAGTGTGCGCGGAGATCCGCGCGCGACGCGACGCAGGCTACGACACGCCCCGCGTTACCGTCACGATCCCATCGACACAACTGATCGACGGCGACCTGCTCGGTTGCGTCACCGACAACCTGCGCGAATACGGACTGGAACCTGACGCGTTGCGGCTCGTCATCCGCGGACGGCTCGATCAGCTTGCGCACGGCGTGCTCGGCAAGCTCGCGGCGATCCGGGCGGCCGGCGTGAAGGTGCTCGCCACGGTGTCGTCCAGTTCCTCGTTTTCCAATGTCACGATCGTCGCCGTCGACGGCATGTTCGTCGGACCGGATCTGATCGAGGCCATACCCGGCGACCCGGTGGCATGCGCGGTGGTGAGAGGGCTCGCGGGTTTGTGCGAAGAGTTGGATCTCGATGTGCTCGTCGCCGAAGCCGGACGGCAGGATCAGATCGACTGGCTGGCAACGCTTCGCGCTGTAGAGCGCAGAAGCGGGTCTTTCCATGAGGCTTTTCCGGAATGA